A genomic window from Actinomycetaceae bacterium MB13-C1-2 includes:
- a CDS encoding AMP-dependent synthetase/ligase, with translation MSEAEEKADETGEETPVVTEALEWSAPVLARVDDHDTIPNQLLQRVQRGPRRALAEVKEPMTGTWRTVTAGQFYDYVTKIAQGLIGSGLGMGDRIAIMSRTRYDWMVLDFACWSAGLVPIPIYETSSRAQIEFMLKDADIHFVIAESVVMANLVAAAAESAGLDVTVLSLDQGAMDTLESAGASVPVKEVDARITQLTLDSIATIVYTSGTTGTPKGTEITHGNFADINANSHIWMPEACHPKSRMLLFLPLAHILARFLQVYVVTGDGVIGHTSDLKDLLPDLGTFKPTFLLVVPRVLEKIYNSADAQTGSGAKNRLFRAAANTAVEYSKSLDTPEGPSRTLSIQRKLFEALVYSKITGLVGGNVEIIICGGAPLSTHLAHFYRGIGLPVMEGYGLTETTGPISVNTPHLTKIGTVGPPIAPMRVKISDEGEVLAKGPSIFVGYHDRPDLTEAAFDEDGWFRTGDLGSIDKDGYVRITGRMKEVIVTAGGKNVIPSTLEDSLRGHPLIGEVVVVGDKRPFIGALITLDDEMMQVWLKNKGLPSMTVAEAARNPEVRASLAQAIERANEGVSRAESIRKFEVLSTAFTEANGMMTPSMKVKRSSVLKKHAGDIDALYGGPVEQD, from the coding sequence ATGTCCGAGGCAGAAGAAAAGGCAGATGAGACAGGCGAGGAAACACCGGTAGTAACAGAGGCGCTTGAGTGGAGCGCTCCTGTCCTCGCCAGAGTTGACGACCACGACACGATTCCAAACCAACTGTTGCAACGAGTCCAGAGAGGGCCGCGGAGGGCGCTCGCCGAGGTCAAGGAGCCGATGACTGGTACTTGGCGTACGGTCACTGCGGGCCAGTTCTATGACTACGTCACCAAGATCGCTCAGGGCTTGATCGGCTCTGGACTTGGCATGGGCGATCGAATCGCGATCATGTCTCGTACTAGGTACGACTGGATGGTGCTTGATTTCGCGTGCTGGAGTGCAGGACTGGTCCCCATTCCAATCTATGAGACCTCCTCCAGGGCACAGATCGAGTTCATGCTCAAGGATGCCGACATTCATTTTGTAATCGCCGAATCCGTTGTCATGGCAAACCTCGTCGCCGCAGCGGCTGAAAGCGCCGGCCTGGATGTAACCGTTCTTTCGCTTGACCAGGGTGCGATGGACACTCTTGAGAGCGCGGGAGCCTCGGTTCCCGTCAAGGAGGTTGACGCGCGGATCACCCAGCTAACCCTCGACTCGATAGCCACCATCGTCTATACATCTGGAACCACCGGTACTCCCAAGGGCACAGAAATTACTCACGGAAACTTCGCTGACATTAACGCGAACTCTCACATCTGGATGCCCGAGGCTTGCCACCCCAAGTCTCGGATGCTGCTCTTCCTCCCACTGGCACACATTCTGGCCCGTTTCCTGCAGGTGTATGTAGTAACTGGAGATGGCGTCATCGGTCACACCTCCGACCTAAAGGACCTGCTTCCAGACCTGGGAACATTCAAGCCGACATTCCTACTGGTGGTTCCTCGGGTGCTCGAGAAGATCTACAACTCAGCAGATGCTCAAACCGGAAGCGGGGCAAAGAACCGGTTGTTCCGCGCTGCTGCCAACACGGCGGTCGAATACTCAAAGTCCCTAGATACTCCCGAGGGGCCATCGCGAACGCTAAGCATCCAAAGAAAACTGTTTGAGGCTCTGGTCTACTCGAAAATCACGGGTCTTGTCGGCGGCAATGTCGAAATCATTATCTGCGGCGGCGCCCCCCTATCAACTCACTTGGCACACTTCTACCGCGGAATCGGTCTGCCCGTAATGGAGGGATACGGGCTCACCGAGACCACCGGCCCAATCTCGGTCAACACTCCGCACCTGACGAAAATCGGGACGGTTGGACCTCCGATTGCTCCGATGAGGGTGAAGATCTCAGACGAGGGCGAAGTACTCGCAAAAGGTCCCTCCATTTTCGTCGGCTACCACGACCGGCCGGACCTGACCGAAGCAGCGTTTGACGAGGATGGCTGGTTCCGCACCGGGGACCTCGGATCAATCGACAAAGATGGCTACGTTCGGATCACAGGACGTATGAAGGAAGTCATTGTCACCGCGGGAGGAAAGAACGTTATCCCGTCGACGCTTGAGGACTCGCTCCGTGGACACCCACTTATTGGCGAGGTTGTAGTCGTCGGTGACAAGCGCCCCTTCATTGGCGCACTGATCACTTTGGACGACGAGATGATGCAGGTCTGGCTTAAGAACAAGGGCTTACCATCAATGACTGTCGCCGAGGCGGCCCGTAATCCGGAGGTCAGGGCTTCCCTGGCGCAGGCAATAGAGCGCGCGAATGAGGGGGTCTCCCGGGCTGAATCAATTCGCAAGTTCGAGGTACTATCGACTGCCTTCACCGAAGCAAACGGCATGATGACGCCATCGATGAAAGTCAAGAGAAGCTCTGTGCTAAAGAAGCACGCCGGCGATATCGATGCTCTGTACGGCGGTCCAGTGGAGCAGGACTAG
- the valS gene encoding valine--tRNA ligase, with the protein MTSREPVIPTVLPSPSVPDRVSTDGLEAKWDQKWEESGIYRFDRGAERENIYSIDTPPPTVSGSLHVGHCFSYTHTDTVARYQRMTGKDVFYPMGWDDNGLPTERRVQNYYGVRCDPSLPYDADFKPPYEGGEGKSSKVSDQVSVSRQNFIELCMQLSQRDEAQFEDLWRYLGLSVDWSTTYQTIGNDARLVAQAGFLKNLERGEAYMAEAPGLWDVTFQTAVAQAEVEAREYPGNYYTLNFHSDGSDVAIETTRPELLGACVALIAHPEDERYQHLFGTTVITPGFGVAVPVLSHPMAEMDKGAGIAMCCTFGDQTDIQWWRELDLPLRTILDRDGRVTREVPEWITDPKGRELFEKILGKTTFSARKEIVEVLSATGECPGDPKPTQRMTSFYERGEKPLEIVTSRQWYIRNGGRAFTRTGSTVDLRDEMIERGVELNFHPDFMRVRYDNWVKGLNSDWLVSRQRFFGVPLPVWYQIDESGEVNYDAVLVPNFEQLPIDPSSDCPPGYSENQRDVAGGFHGEVDIMDTWATSSLTPQIPTGWLRDEELYSKLFPMDLRAQGQDILRTWLFSTVLRSNLEFDSLPWKNAAISGWILDSDHKKMSKSKGNVITPKAILDEYGSDAVRYWADSARLGADPAFDVGQIKIGRRLAIKLLNASKFALSMAGGQGDELRLDPSLVTVPVDASTLATLADVIERATLAFENYEHSTALEVTETFFWTFCDDYIELVKERAYNAEGAWSEEEAQSARSTLALAIDAMVRLLAPFLAFTAEEVWSWYREGSVHIAPWPTAEPYRRTSTASDPELLESTSAALIQLRRVKSEAKVSPRTPYLSVTVIADESVVGELSKVETDLKAAAKVTGEWILKIADVPEGEVVIDSFELGQAPPRK; encoded by the coding sequence ATGACATCCCGCGAACCGGTAATTCCAACAGTGCTTCCCTCTCCGTCGGTGCCGGACCGAGTATCCACTGACGGCCTCGAAGCCAAGTGGGACCAAAAGTGGGAAGAATCCGGAATCTATCGCTTTGATCGCGGTGCCGAGCGCGAGAACATCTACTCGATCGACACGCCTCCTCCCACGGTTTCCGGCTCGCTTCACGTCGGCCACTGCTTCAGCTACACCCACACTGATACCGTGGCTCGCTACCAGCGAATGACCGGTAAGGACGTCTTCTACCCGATGGGGTGGGACGACAACGGGCTTCCCACTGAGCGGCGCGTTCAGAACTACTACGGGGTTCGCTGCGACCCATCTCTACCCTATGATGCCGACTTCAAGCCGCCCTATGAAGGCGGTGAAGGCAAGTCGTCCAAAGTCTCTGACCAGGTTTCCGTTTCGCGCCAGAATTTCATCGAGCTGTGTATGCAACTCAGTCAGCGGGACGAGGCACAGTTTGAGGATCTTTGGCGATATCTTGGTCTGTCGGTTGACTGGTCAACCACCTACCAGACTATTGGTAACGACGCGCGCCTGGTCGCCCAGGCTGGCTTCCTTAAGAACCTAGAACGCGGTGAGGCGTACATGGCCGAGGCTCCCGGCCTTTGGGACGTCACGTTCCAGACCGCCGTTGCTCAGGCCGAGGTCGAGGCACGCGAGTATCCGGGAAACTACTACACCCTGAACTTTCACAGCGACGGAAGCGACGTAGCAATAGAGACCACACGACCCGAGCTACTTGGGGCGTGTGTCGCGCTGATCGCTCATCCCGAGGATGAGCGCTATCAACACCTGTTTGGCACCACGGTCATAACCCCCGGGTTCGGCGTTGCGGTTCCCGTGCTCTCACATCCGATGGCTGAGATGGATAAGGGTGCAGGAATTGCCATGTGCTGCACCTTCGGCGACCAGACCGACATTCAGTGGTGGCGCGAACTCGATCTACCACTGCGTACCATCTTGGACCGAGACGGGCGCGTGACTCGTGAGGTTCCCGAGTGGATAACCGATCCCAAGGGCCGCGAACTCTTTGAGAAGATCCTGGGCAAGACCACGTTCTCTGCCCGTAAGGAAATCGTCGAGGTCCTGTCCGCCACCGGCGAGTGCCCCGGCGATCCGAAGCCCACCCAGCGTATGACAAGCTTCTACGAGCGCGGGGAGAAACCCCTTGAAATTGTCACCTCCCGGCAGTGGTACATCCGAAACGGTGGCCGCGCCTTCACTCGAACTGGATCGACCGTCGACCTGCGCGACGAGATGATTGAGCGCGGCGTCGAACTGAACTTCCATCCAGACTTTATGCGCGTGCGTTACGACAACTGGGTCAAGGGACTGAACTCCGACTGGCTCGTCTCCAGGCAGCGCTTTTTTGGTGTTCCTCTCCCCGTTTGGTATCAGATCGACGAGTCGGGTGAAGTCAACTACGACGCAGTCTTGGTTCCGAACTTTGAACAGCTTCCTATCGATCCCTCGTCCGATTGTCCTCCGGGATACTCCGAGAACCAACGAGACGTCGCTGGCGGCTTCCACGGCGAAGTTGACATCATGGACACCTGGGCGACCTCGTCACTGACCCCCCAAATTCCCACCGGCTGGCTGAGGGATGAGGAACTGTACAGCAAGCTATTCCCCATGGATCTTCGCGCCCAGGGCCAGGATATCCTCCGAACTTGGCTGTTCAGCACGGTTTTGCGTTCGAACCTAGAGTTTGATTCTCTACCGTGGAAGAACGCCGCGATCTCCGGATGGATTCTCGATTCTGACCACAAGAAGATGTCGAAGTCCAAGGGCAATGTCATCACGCCCAAGGCGATCCTCGACGAGTACGGTTCGGATGCGGTTCGTTACTGGGCCGATTCCGCCCGACTAGGCGCTGACCCCGCGTTCGACGTGGGCCAAATCAAGATCGGCCGACGCCTGGCGATCAAGCTGCTCAATGCTTCGAAGTTCGCCCTGTCGATGGCGGGCGGGCAAGGCGACGAACTGCGGCTTGACCCGTCCCTGGTGACTGTTCCGGTGGATGCCTCCACCCTGGCGACACTCGCCGATGTCATCGAGCGCGCAACCTTGGCATTCGAGAACTATGAGCACTCCACCGCACTTGAGGTGACCGAAACCTTCTTCTGGACCTTCTGCGATGACTACATAGAGTTGGTCAAGGAACGTGCATACAACGCCGAAGGCGCGTGGAGCGAAGAAGAGGCCCAGTCGGCCCGTTCGACCCTGGCCTTAGCAATAGATGCGATGGTTCGCCTCCTAGCACCGTTCCTGGCATTCACTGCCGAAGAGGTCTGGTCCTGGTATCGCGAGGGTTCCGTCCACATCGCGCCATGGCCGACAGCGGAACCATATCGGAGAACCTCAACTGCTTCCGACCCAGAGCTTCTTGAAAGCACCTCGGCCGCACTGATTCAGCTACGCAGGGTGAAGTCCGAGGCCAAAGTCTCCCCTCGTACCCCCTACCTTTCGGTGACTGTCATAGCCGATGAGTCCGTCGTTGGGGAGCTTTCGAAGGTCGAGACCGATCTTAAGGCGGCCGCCAAGGTAACCGGCGAATGGATCCTCAAGATCGCTGACGTACCCGAGGGAGAGGTCGTGATCGACTCGTTTGAGTTGGGCCAGGCCCCGCCGCGGAAGTAA
- the proC gene encoding pyrroline-5-carboxylate reductase, producing MKVAVIGAGAMGRAISRGAHDSDPDRWSFVFFDPHEQSARDAAKAVAGTVARSANDAVAEAELVILAVKPQVQAQVIRELEPGSACYVSIAAGRSTDDIDGDFAQGGHSSVPLVRVMPNVNAMIGKATTAVCDNGKVSEPQLDSARSLFDSVGTTQEIPEKLFPAFTAMAGCSPAWYFRIANSMALAGVRQGLTKAQAIKAAVSAMEGSAAMLLKTLEDGGHAEALVDQVCSPGGTTIAGMLAAEEAGLSAALDAAVDAAVVRDRELAG from the coding sequence GAAGGTAGCCGTCATCGGCGCAGGGGCAATGGGCCGCGCCATATCCAGGGGTGCTCACGACTCCGATCCTGATCGCTGGTCCTTTGTTTTCTTCGACCCCCACGAGCAGTCAGCGAGAGACGCGGCAAAAGCCGTAGCGGGTACCGTCGCCCGTAGCGCAAATGATGCCGTGGCAGAAGCCGAGCTAGTGATACTGGCGGTCAAACCACAGGTTCAGGCCCAGGTGATCAGAGAGCTAGAGCCGGGCAGCGCCTGCTATGTCTCGATTGCCGCCGGCCGTTCGACCGATGATATTGATGGCGACTTTGCGCAAGGTGGCCATAGCTCCGTTCCCCTCGTCCGTGTGATGCCCAACGTGAACGCCATGATCGGTAAAGCAACTACGGCGGTGTGCGACAACGGGAAAGTGAGCGAGCCCCAACTGGACAGCGCCCGAAGTCTGTTTGATTCCGTTGGCACAACGCAGGAGATTCCCGAAAAGCTATTCCCAGCGTTTACCGCGATGGCGGGATGCTCCCCAGCCTGGTACTTCAGAATTGCGAACTCTATGGCACTAGCAGGGGTACGGCAGGGACTGACCAAAGCTCAGGCAATAAAGGCTGCGGTGTCCGCGATGGAGGGATCTGCAGCAATGCTCCTAAAGACACTCGAGGACGGGGGGCATGCTGAGGCCCTGGTTGACCAGGTGTGCTCACCCGGAGGAACCACAATCGCGGGTATGCTCGCGGCCGAAGAAGCTGGACTCTCTGCGGCCCTGGACGCTGCGGTCGATGCTGCAGTGGTGCGAGATCGGGAGTTGGCCGGTTAG